Within the Triplophysa dalaica isolate WHDGS20190420 chromosome 2, ASM1584641v1, whole genome shotgun sequence genome, the region TCCAATAATGAAAACTTACCCTCTCTGTCTGCCGGCTCACAGGTGTCCCATACCTGCAGTACGTCACAAAATGTTCGCAGTTATTCCATAATAAACTGTACCGGATCGAACCGATCAGTTTCTCGGCTCTTCTCGCCACGTCCTCGTTCGCCAGAGCCAGACACTTTATCTGCATATCCATATCATTCACCAGAATCTGAGCACCGTATGCGAAATCTTCAACCGAATCAACACGTACACTCGCGATTTTGTAAATGCATCCTAAAATGAGTCTTTTGTTGGTGACGACTGGTTTAATGAGCTGTTTGTTGTTGGTTAATACAGGCATGATGTCGGGCATCAGGTGCGCCACTCTGTTCTCGCCCAGATAGATGCCGTAATGAGTGAAGAGAGTGCGCGGAACCTCCAGCAGATCTCCTCTCCTAAACACAGAGCATCTCACTGGACTCTTCTCCTCCAGCTGCCATATAGtttgaaaaagtttaaaatttGAGAAAAGCAAGAATTTCTCAAAAAGGAATGTTAGTGAGTCTAgcattttagtgtttttctgAAAGAAAGCGATGTCTTCAAATCGATGGAgaatttatatgtatgtgttttgggAGTGAGGAGGTCCCCaagaatctgattggctgaaagtTTCTCACACTAAAACTCTAGACTGCTTTAACTCTTATTACTAAATCGTGACTTGTTTTATCAAATTATTAAGTATTGGTAATACACCACAATTgctttaatgaaaacatttaggaAAGGAATAGCTATTACATTAGAACTCTTACATCTTTACACCAATCACAGATCTATACAACATAAAATGCTTGCATTCATGGAAAACGTTACCAGTTTTGTATCATAGATATTTTTAGCAGTAATAATTCAAGTTTATGCCCTTAGCTGAAAGTGCCTTTGTCTTTTTGCGGTGTGTTATGTGAAATGTCACTTATAGGACGGTCTTCATGTTACAAACATAACTGTAATATGAAGTATACTTTTCCactttctatttcttttctttgctATTGTTGTTTCTTTTGTGTCAAATATTTGGAAATGTGATTAACAGGCAGTATGAGGTCATAAGGCTAGATGTAAAAATGTGGTCACAACAGGGCCACACTCAAAGTGATGGCCGCTGAACTTCTGCTGCCCTTTGCTATAACCTCCCCTCATGATTTCACTGTGATCATATTTTCGGCTTGCAAGATAAGAGCCCTcttgagaaaataaatacactaaACTTGACCATGACTACTGAACTTGTGTGACCTACTAATCGTGCATTCATTCTCTGTTCCATTTAAGACAATACATTTAAACCTGTTTATGAAATTTTTAAGCAAATTATGCAagctttcttaaaatattttgttttaacataattcaaattaataaaagaCATAAACCCGAGCAACTGCATTGCAGATCTAAAACATTCATTAAGGTATAGAGCATTAGTTAGGTCATTATGAATGCAATCATCACTAGTCACTTGACCTCCAGAGCTGTTcatgtttgatatgaaacaAAACTGTACTTGTAGACATACGATTAATATTAAtaggattttatttttggacaTGGGGATTTGCTTGGGTCTTGATAGGGCATAGCTGTGTTGATATTTATCTTTACACCACAAAACTGATCCATGAGCCTCACCATACAATATCTTCTTTGTAAAAGCATTTCAAacaaaagcatataaatatttaaaggtttgCAGTATTGTCCTAAGTGTTGTGTCCCAAATGAAGCGTAGCATCAGTTCTGGCAGGTCATGTCATACGTCACATCAGGTGCAGCTAATCAACATTAACCAATAATCATGCAACACATCCTACATTGCATCCTATTTAAGTTACCTCAAAACCCAGCTCTATCCCCATCTCCTACATGTCTGCCTGTATCTATcggatcattttaatttaatcctgtTACGCATAATGAACTTTTCTGGTTCCGGGGGGGTCATGTAATGCATGGGGAGGCGGAGAGTTTGCCCAGAACAGTTTCATTC harbors:
- the lrata gene encoding lecithin retinol acyltransferase a — its product is MLDSLTFLFEKFLLFSNFKLFQTIWQLEEKSPVRCSVFRRGDLLEVPRTLFTHYGIYLGENRVAHLMPDIMPVLTNNKQLIKPVVTNKRLILGCIYKIASVRVDSVEDFAYGAQILVNDMDMQIKCLALANEDVARRAEKLIGSIRYSLLWNNCEHFVTYCRYGTPVSRQTERFCSCLKSIIRDQRSVAITVLLGMMYTICFGLAPSTTLPTILILFTMWMAG